CAATAACATCTCGAAGCTTAGTCTAATTCCTTTTTAATTTCGTAATTCCATAACTTGTGTTCGCTTGTGGATGCGACGTCACATCCGTCACGTTTCAATAAACAATTTAGTCACAAACGCTTCAGATTATTGAGTATGGCAGTAACAACTTGGAAGAAAATATGGCTGCCtacattttttgttattcttgaCACAATACTTATGGCGGGTATGCATTGTTCTCGTTTCATGTTAAACTGCTTTCATTAGTTTTTTATCTATAACGCATTTCACTCTTTTTTGCAAGCTAAATGAAAATTGCTGTGTCGTTTCGACTTTTGATCATTACGACACCCTGCTGAAACGCATTACATCATTTAGCGAACAAGGAAATATAAGATATTTTTGCCTTTAAATGACTTTAGTGCTTGTAGATGAAAACCGAATCTGTTTATCAAACAGAGCTAGTGATATAAACCAGAGGAAAAGAACGACTTAAACGCGGTACGCGGAAGTCACACGCGAACAAAGAGATTTCAAGATTTCTAAATCATGAATCGGTTTGGAACTGGAAAGAAGCCTTGTAATCGGTGTGTATCGAATATTCGATCACAGCGACAAATAGGCTTTGCGCGTTCAATGTTTATTCgattactgaaaaaaaaagcaacactaGTTTCTTCGAAGGCCGCCTTAAAAGCGCTACAAAATCCGTGGTTATTAATTATTCGATTTATTTGCATACATCTTTGTTCTATTTGCATATCCGAACATCACCCACAGCTTGCAAGACAACAAGGACACAAACATTTTGTGTGATACAACATCAGTTCAGTGCTGACATTAACGTACCAAGTGACTAGTCGTGAAATCAGCGAAATCTCATGAATACGTTGTTAATCGCACCTCTGTACAAAATGTTGGTGGATGTCTATATTTTCACAAATTATCTCAATTGCAGAATACAAATCATTCCATGCAGAGTTTGATAAAGACGTTTTCCTAACCTGCGCCCAGTTTGGTATGTCACGCAATCCAGCGTTGCGGGATAACCCAAAGGGACATTTCCCGTGCTACGTATTACTTGAATGTAATACCTgcgcttttcttaagaaatCCACTTGTGCTTATTTAGTTGTTTTAATTTACTTAGTTTAATATAAAATTTCACAGTTGTACTGTTTACATTTTAGATGGTGGCAGCATCACTTGGTTTGATCCTCCTCGTTTTGAGACAGTAACAGATTCAGCAATCATTTCTGCAGTCAATAAAACTTTGATCAAAGGATTCCCCGATAAAGAACTGAGTTGTAACTTCAGCTTGACAGCAGACTTGAGTTTGATTGCTGTGTCAATGAAATATGGTGCCTCGACAATTTCGACTTACTTGCCGAGCCAGGAAACTCTAGTTGTGGAACCAACGTTTGTTAGCCGTTTGAATGCAACTTGGGTTCCCAATAAACTGACGTTGATTTTATTCAGTGTAACTGATGCTGACAAAGGAGAATATCGCTGTGAGGTTGTAACGTTTGGAGGTTCAGTACAAACTTGGATTcgaaaaattcaagtttttcttctTGGTAAGCCTGGGAAATCTGTGTAAAGAGTTCTGCTTTGATTcggttgttgctgttttttttttgttttattttgttttgtttttttttgctttgggcTGGACGGGAAGGTAAAGTGGCAAATAtttcacttttaattttttttttcgcttttgtttttttttgttctggggcctgtttctcgaaaggccCGAatcttttcgggtgacataattctctttttatcttcaaaatGATGGTGTCCCGcgtgtcacgaaactttgcagttaccttaacttttattccctttacaacatgtgaaaagaccagctttacagaataagcgggtcagagttttacgaatggcttttcgggcccgagaGGTTTTCctgtcttttgagaaacgcacgccaggGCCGGACGGGAATGTAAAGTAGcaatatttcattttcatttacgATCTGGATATGGATATGTCTGTACGATGATcacaacattatttttttttattgaatgtATAGTTAAATAGCGTAGGTGACACCATTGTCATTATATTTGAAGTCTATAGGATGTAGAATTATTCCCTTGATTCGGAGTAGGTTAAGAAAAGTGAGTAGGCTTAACAGTCAACTTTACATGTTCACCCTTTTAGTGTTTAAGTAGAACCAGCATGGTACGAATGAGTACTCCGCTGAAGGTTTTGCTTTAACTTGCTTCCTTAGAAGTCAAatgaaagaacaacaacaaatttatttatAGATATTTCTGCTGGTGAAATAAATAGTCAATAATCTGTTTTTCGCTTTgatttaaaacattttaaatgtgAACGAGCATGTCTTCCATCAGGTAATGCATATATGTTTGGCACTCTGAAGTTAAGAAATATAGACAGTggcaaaatttttcatattaattCCACGAAAGACATCACAAAGTACCCGCCTATTTTCCTTGACACTGATGTTAACTAGGAAGACACTGCTATTTTCTCTTTTATGACAAAAAGAAACTGTGTGGCTACATTTCTTGGAGCTAAATGTACACATTCTGAAACTATCATCTGACACAGTGCTTCTGTCTTTTAAAGACTTGCTTTTTATCGGTTGTAAATTTTTGACAAACAAGAGAGGAACAAGATCCTAGACGAAACAACTTGCTGAGCCGCCTACTGACTGAATTTTAAAAGGCTATCATGAACGCATCCAATGcgaatgttttttattaacaCATCTGATTCAGAGGCCATTGTAGTTTCAAagtgtaaaaaaacaaaaaacaaacaaacacaccaAAACGAAATTATTATCCTAACTGTACAGTGAAAGATGTTTCTGTAACTGGGTAGTAGTAATTAGTAGTAGTaattctttatttaaactcggttaaaaatcttcagtaataacaatagtattttgattacatccatatgtaaaaattaaaataactataaaaaaaactgatttacaAGATTGCCGAGTGGGAATCGAATGTTTGAAGTGTGCGATTGATTTCCTTCTTAAACTGCCCAATTGATCTAAGCGCCCTAATACTTTCAGGAAGAGAATTCCATAGTAAGGCACCGCTATAGATAAAGCTACGTTTCAAATAGTTAGTACGCGGCTTAGGTAAGTTTAACTTATGGAAGGAATCACGCAAGTCATAGTCTGTATGTCGCTCACTGAATAAATCCTGCAAGTACACTGGGGCTAACCCGTTCAGGGACTTAAACGTCATTATAGCTTtatgctttcttcttcttaatgatAGCTGATCCCACTTCAATGTTCCAAGAAGCAGCCTTGAGTTTACCTCGCAGTTGGCTTGCAGAATAACCCTAGCTGCtcggttttgcaatttttgtagtttctcaCATAGATAAGAACTCAACCCATCCCAGACGGGAGCacaataatcaaaatgaggTTGAATTAAAGCATTGTATATTTGTACTGCAGTGGATTGAGAAACGAGGGACCAAATGCGCCTCAGAGCACCGATTGCGGAGGAAATCTTTCTGCATAGTTCTTTGATGTAATTGGACCATGAAAGTCGGTCATCAATAATCAAACGTAATGATTTGGCATGTTCAACCCTACTAATTGGTTGGTTATCTAATCGGAGGTTAAGTTCACTACAATTCTCTGCAAAGAACTTTTGACGAGAACTAACCACCATAAAATCAGTTTTCGCGATGTTTACACGTAGCTTATTTGCTTTTAGCCAGCTATAGAGATTGGTAAGTTCGGAATTGGTTGCTGGTTGGAGTTCGGCAAAAGTGCAACCGAGGACGGTGATATTAGTATCGTCGGTGAACATTTTTGCACAGGATATATCGAGGCAATTAGGAAGATcatttatatatattaaaaagaacAGAGGTCCCAGTGTACTACCCTGGGAACCCCGCAGGTTAATTTACTTACACTGGATAACGGTCCGTTAACAGTGCATTTTTGGGATCTATTACATAAGTAGGATGCAAAAAATCGTAGCGCATTTGGATCAACCCCGTAGTTCTCAAGTTTCCgcaaaattatttcatgatCGATCGTATCGAAAGCCTTTTTAAGATCAATAAACAGCACGCCATTCAAGAGACCATTGTCAATATTAATTGACCAGTTATTCGTTGTCTCAAGCAGCGCTGTTGTCGTGCTGTGCATTGATCGAAAGCCAGATTGATACGTGTTCAAGAGCCTATTTTCCTGAATATAATCATAAAgttgataaaaaataattttttcgaaAACTTTTGAGACAAGTGGCAATACtgatatttagtaaataaaccccttccggcggccggtatatcggctgataatgtccgcggctgagagattgtccaaaaaatgaatatttggccgagaagcgaagcttcgagggcaaatgtgaaattttgaggacaatctctcagccaagcaCATTATCAGctgatataccagcaagccggaaaggggtttatttattgtataaccctcccattaatttttttcgcaattaaacctcgcgtaaacatggtaaaaaagccagtggtgatctgatggcgaatgcgcgcgtgattgacgtgaggaaggaaaagcaaatttgattggtttaactaactttatttccactgtgattggacaaaatttgacaagctgtcaaatttcaaaaacatttttacgcgggcgggggttattgcgtgataactgtccggcgatttagaccacgtgacgtaaagtagccaataaaattacgtgaaaattaatgggtgggttataatggTCGATAGTTCCCTAGTTCACGCTTGGATCCTTTCTTAAACAGCGGAATAACTTTGGCAATTTTCCACTcgtttggaaaaatttcagcatcTATACAGCTCTTAAAAATGTATGCTAAGGAAGGCCCGACAATACTGCTAGACAGTTTTAAGAGTTTACAGGGAATTCTATCCAATCCAGTGGCTCTTTTTGCGTCTAGCTggttcaaatatgaaaatatctGCGGTACGTAGtttagcagatatttgttttctgcacgttctgTTTGGTATTCTTATTGTGTTATTCAATTAGGTGTTTTGGTTACGCAAAAGGCGTTGATTGCGCCTATATATAAGCAGTTGTCAGTTAGTTGTTCTTCCTTCGGGTCTGCTAACGCCACACGCTACTCCactgttcttttatttttatgctgtggattttattttcatgttgttttgtgttccccCTTTTTTCAGTGTGGAGATTTTGGTCATTTGAGCTCGACTTGCACAAAACCTACGGACACGTCAGAGAGTACCGTTCGCCGTGATTGACTAGATGGCGTCCCGTTGATCACTGATGATGCTGATGCTCAGCAAGTTCAGTAtgattttttacattttttgtctTCCAGTAGCGACGAATTTAGTGTTAAAGGCGGTAGCAATGGCGTCAAAGGTCGCTTGAAGTCCTCGTTTAATTTCTGGGTTGAAACTTTAGATGCTTCAGATTTTGTACTTGACATGATTAGGCGTGGTTATAGGTTACCATTTGCCGAGTATCCCTCTCAGTGCTTTCTAAAGAATAACAGATCTGCGCTTCAGCATCCAGGCTTTGTGGCCGAAGCAATTACTGAGCTTCTTAGTAATGGTTGCATTGTTGAGCACTACGTTCCTCCGTTCTGTGTGAATCCCTTAACAGTTGCGGAAGGAAAGAAGTTGCGTCTTGTTATTGATCTTAGGCATGTCAACAGTTATTTAGTTAAACCCAAATTCAAATATGAAGTCTTGCGCTCATTATCCCAAGTTCTAGATGAAGGACACTGGTTTTTCACGTTGGACCTTAGGTCAGGCTACCATCATCTTGATAGTTGTCCTGATCACCAAAAGTATCTAGGTTTTGCTTGGCCTTTTTCCGGTGTTGTCAGATATTTTACCTTTGCAGTTCTTCCTTTCGGCCTTAGTAGTGCCTGCTTTTGTTTCACTAAGTTGATGCGCCCGTTAGTTAGACGCTGGCGTTCTATGGGGCACAACAGTTTCATTTATCTAGACGACGGTTTCGGTAGTCAACAAATGTTAGCCTTACGGGTTGATTTTAGGTGAGATTTTTGTCATCTTTGTTTGCCATgcatgtttcttttatttcagctCTACTCCTCAGCTTGTCATTGCTCATCTTTCAGTTTCGTCTCACTTTGGTATTGTGATTTTTTGTGCCATGTTGTGTTTTGCCTGATTTGGCAGCGTCATTTTGGTCAGTGCTTTGACCTTTTGTTTTACACCCTTTTGCCTGATTTGGCATCTTCGTTTTGACCGTATGTACTTTGGACTATATTGTTTTTAGGCcgtttttgctattttattgtgttttgcCTGATTTGGCAGTATATCTTGAACCGGGGTTCGGATttcgttttgtcatttttactgtGACATCGGATTTTCTGTTTGTATTGTGCATCCccttttttatcttattttaccttttgcttactgttattatattttatttcttgtagaCGTTCTACAATCGGGGATTTGGCGTGAAGCAAACTCTTTGGTCGATCCATCTTTGCGTAGGCTTGTTCCGAACCTTCTCCATTTACAGTTGGAGTCCAGGGCTCCTTCCACCGTGCAGAAATACAGATCCGGGTGGCAGAGGTGGCGTCAGTGGGCAGCTTCTAAGGTTGCCGTTCAAATTATTCCAGCAAAGCCTCTGCATGTTGCGCTCTTTATTAGCGAGCTTACTGTAATCTCAGTTAGCAATAATACGGGGATATCTTCTATAGAGTCAGTTCTTTACGGCATTAAGTGGGGTCATAGTCTGGCCGGGATTGTGGATTGCCCTACTAGTCACCCCCTTGTTAAGTCATCCTTAGAGGGCGCTAGAAGGAAGCTTGCACGTCCAGTTCAGCCCAAAGAGCCTTTATCCGTTGACACAGTTTGTGGGATCGCTGATCATTATATTTCTAGTAGTTCTCTCGCTgttattcgttttcttttcattctctTGGTCGGCTTCGCTGGGTTTTTCCGTATGGACGAAATTCGTAATTTTTCTGTTAATGATGTCTCTATTTGCAGTGAATACATGTCAGTTTTCGTTCCGAAACGCAAGAATGATCAGTATAGGGAGGGGCATACATCCCTCCTGGCAAGGTCTCATAAGGCTACTTGCCCAGTTTCTATTACCGAGCGGTTACTCAAGCTTCTTCCTTTATCTAGTGAGTCATCCTCCCCACTCGTTAGGCGAATTGTTAAATCCAAGTCTAAGGAGTATTTTCATCTTTCTAAAGGCATTTCTTACACGACACTTAGAGAGGAATTTAGGAAATACGTTAAGCCATTTGTAAACGACATTGCAAAGTACGGCACGCACAGTATCAAATCCGGCGCCGCATCAAATCCTGCGTGTAGGAATATATCCGCTGATCTGCTGGACATGCATGCCGGCTGGAAATGTGCCACTTCGAAGCACAGATACATTAAGCGCTCTGTTAATGATCGCTTAAAAGTTTCTCGATCTATTGCTCTTTAGtttcggttttcttttgtttgctataatttatttaattagtaGTCTTGGCGGGGGACTAAAGTCGTGCCTGGCCCGCCCCAGATTTCCTATCCGTTTTTTCCCACAGGGTTTTTAGGGTAGGTTTTTTCTGGCCCCCCTGGCATGGCTTTCTCTAGTTTACCTTGTCAGTTTCCCTTTTTGTAGATGTTATTACTATCTGATTTAATAAAGTGGCGTTATGGCGTTACACTCAGGCCATAATCCAATATTCTCAATGAATTGCtgttttgctgtattttattCTTTAGACTAGGTTAGTGCAGAAAGCCAGCTTACGATATTGGCGCttggtgattcctcagtattgcactgcgcatcctgtactgcgcataataacacgcaacaaaatataatggcggctttccttgctggAAAGGTCGTAtacgagaaaaatgggcgtttcgaaaggcatggttgggaaaagaggtggaaatttgtggcaaagaaggaaaagacagctgaacgaaagttttgaaatcgttgaaagtgcaaaaacatcctttctttctcgaacaagGGGGAATATTCTCAagcaaggggaaacctcaacaggtgcgatgatCTTTTCTTCTTAAACGAGAATGGTGAAcgatattttttattacataaaaatattgtacatattatcctactaaatttagcaaaaaactaaaaaaatttgtcggaaggaaaaaaagatatagccgaaagcgtgcgcaaaaccgctactccaacatgcaaattatgaccacgaaaacaggCACGATTTACGGAGAGGTTTTAAGGGTAAGGGCTAACTGTAAGGTCTTACGACCTTACAGGCTATATAAATAAACACTTTCAAATATGGTCGTCCACTTGTAACGAAAGAGGTTATTATtagccgttaccatggcaaccaaTATAAACAACAACAGCCTcacaaccttacagcattagAACCTTACAACCCTACAGCATTGCAGCCTTACAGCgttacaaccttacagccttacaaccctacagccttacaaccttacagcattagaaccttacagcattagaaccttacagccttacaaccctacagcattacaaccttacagcattagaaccctacagccttacagcattacaaccttacagcccTACAGCCTTgcaaccttacagcattacaaccctacagccttacaatcttacagccttacaaccttacagcattacaaccttaCATCATTACAACGTTTCATCATTACAACCCCTACAACcttacaaccctacagccttacagccttacagcattacaaccctacagcattacaaccctacagccttacaaccttacagccttacagccTCACAACCTTACAGGCcttacaaccctacagccttacaaccttacagcattacaacactacagccttacaaccttacagcattacaaccttacagcattacaaccttacagcattacaaccttaACAGCAAtacaaccctacagccttacaaccctacagccttacagccttacaaccttacagccttacagcattacaaccttacagcattacaacccacagccttacaaccttacagccttacaaccctGCAGCCTTACAAGCTTACAGCCTTACAGCATgacaaccttacagcattacaaccttacagcaatacaaccttacagccttacaaccttacagccttacaacttTACAGTattacaaccctacagccttacaaccttacagcattacaaccctacaaccttacagccttacaaccttacagccttacaaccttacagccttacaaccttacagcattacaaccttacagcattacaacccacagcattacaacccacagccttacaaccttacagccttacagccttacatcattacagccttacaaccttacagcattacaaccttacagcattacaacccaCAGCCTTACAACCTAACAACCTTACAGTCTTACCACTCGAtacaaccctacagccttaAAACCTTACAGCATTACTCCCTTAGAGCTTCACCACCATACCTTACAACAACCCAACAGCATTACAACCTTGTTGGTGATCTGTGAATTTTCTTGTTTGGCTCTTTTATGTAGTATTTTTCTCGAAAACACTTGTGATGTCTATTTCCATTTATTTAACACCAGTGCAGAAAATTGTATTCCCAGTGAAAATTACAACGTAAAGTTCTGTAATAAGTAAGGAATTCAACGACCATGAGCGGctgcattcagaaattcaaggTATTCGAATTACCCCAAGTAGTATTCAAAGCGGCTTGCAAGCAGTTGAATTTGAAGATCACTGAAGATTTCCGAAAGAAATTTGTCAGGCACCGTGTGCAGGCGGTTTCATAAGGCACGTGGCTGCCATCCAGCAACATAAGACACACAATTACGTTTGATACCTTTGAcacatttaatttgattttgctGTTAATTGCCTGACCTGCATGTTGTCCGAATATTAGTGAACTACTGACACAAATAGTAGTCCAGTTACCAGTAGAAATTGAACTTTTTTATCGATTGCCCGCTGACATCCTTTTCTCCAGATATATAGCATTACAGAAAATTGAAAGGTATTTAATTTGATAAGGGTTTGTCAATATGTTGGAACTACTATCTGTTTTCTGCTTTCACCGgctagaaaaataataaaaccagGACGCACACGGTAACGTCAACgtgtttatctttgattttaagGTGTTGACAGGCCTAGCACGACTCCTGCTTTTTCCGCGTGTTAGTTTGTATTTAACCTAGGTGCATGTTAAGGGGCAGCTTCGTTTGCTTTATATGTTAAAACTAGAAGCCTGTACTCCTGTGGTGTCATGGTGTTATGTGTCTTGACCTTTAAAGTTTTGCTCTTACTAGGATATCCTTCAGggactttccttttttgtaagagattataggtttttctttataaatttctCTCAGTAAGGGTTGATTCTCGATGTGGTGCCATTTGCTCATTAATATCTTCTTTAGGTTAGGTATTGCTGgattgtattgcgtgacgaaAGGCCATATTTTCTTTCGCcctttgttttgattcttgaGGGCGGACTCTCTCTCCTTGAATTGTATTTCTGCAAGGGCGTTGTTAACCAGGTTGACTGGGTAGCCTCGTTCGAAGAGCCGCAATTTGGAATTTACTATGTTGTCTTTAAAAGTATGTTCTGAGGAGTTGGTTCTGAGGACTCTGAGTGCCTCTCCCTTTATGAAACCTTTTCCGACGCCTGGGGCATGACAGGAAGTAAAATATATGTACTGAAAGGTCTCTGTTGATTTGTAATGTGTCCGGATGTCCAAGATGTGATCATTGTGAAATCTTTCACCTTTAAAGATTGTGGTATCTAggaaatttatttccttttcgaTTCTGATATTTCTGCCGTGAATTTAATTGTTGCGTGGTGTTTGTTAGCCTCTTTAATAAAAAGCTGGATTTTATCTCTCTCACAACCCCATAGAGAAAACACATCATCGATATCTCTTCCACTGTAATGGTTTTATGTCGCTCGCTTTTAGAATTTCTGTCTCGACCTCAGACATGAAGATATTAGCAAAAGCCACTGCCATCTTCGTGCCCATTGCGGTCCCGTGAGTCTGGAGATAATTTCTCCCATTAAAACTGAAGGAATTCTCTCCCAGTATTAACTGCAACATTTCTTTTAGCGAGTTTGTAGGTATAGGGATGTTCCTGTTATAAAAGGCTTCGTATGCTTTGCGTACGGTTGTTATATTCCTTCTTCTTGAGAAATGTTAGTGTACAGGCTAGTTACATCCATAGAAACCAGTGTTGTGTTCTTTGGGATTTTTAGTTCGTTCTATAAAGTTGATGAAGTCTGTTGTATCTTTCAGATACGACTTTTGTGCTTTGGCTATATGTTGAAGGATAtagtctacaaatgatgaaatccGTTCTGTCGGGCCGTCAATTGCATTGCTGATTGGTGGCGCGAGGATTTCGATTTCCGTAACGTCATCGCCGGATTTCTGCTGATCGGCGGtgcaaaacaataaaacattGACGAACTTTTcccgatcgatcgatcgatctcTCCAACCGCGGCAAATGTTTTGAAGTACGGTAATAGGCCAACAAAGTATTCTTAGCCGCCCTAGGCATAGCCGATTGTAAAGCACGCACGATTTCTGCTAACCTAAGGGCATTTGGCACTTATGCTTGGAGGGGCCAAAGTATATCGTCCTTACTCAGCACAGAGCACAAATCTGACAACTCTGAGAGTGAGACATTTTTCAGTCTTTCCAATCCCTCTGAAATATCAGATCGCTTCCTTTTCCTTTCAGTGAGACTGGATAAAAACGTTTGCTCATATGGAGAGGCCATCaaaattcgaaaacaacacaACTTCTGTCCTTTAAGTTGTTTGGGACAAACCACATGAATGTATTAAAAGCAGATCCTCTTATCTATCTTGTCTACCTAACAAATTGGCGACACTAATCGCCCTGCCTGCACTGGGCAAGGTGatacttgttttgaaaagatatCTATCTTCTTGCCTCAAAGAAGGATTAtacggtggctcataagggacacattgattttttcgtcgcaagttactaacttgcgatgacgtaacttgcgatcgcaacttataagttgcgatcgcgacttataacttgcgatcgcaacttataagttgcgatcgcaacttataacttgagatcgcgacttataacttgcgatcgacttataacttgcgatcgcaacttataacttgcgatcgcaacttataacttgcgatcgcaacttataacttgcgatcgcaacttataacttgcgatcgcaacttataacttgcgatcgcaacttataacttgcgatcgcgacttataacttgcgatcgacttataacttgcgattgcaagttataacttgcgatcgcaagttataagttgcgatcgcaagttataagttgcgatcgcaagttataagttgcgatcgcaagttataagttgcgattgcaagttataacttgcgatcgcaagtta
Above is a genomic segment from Acropora muricata isolate sample 2 chromosome 1, ASM3666990v1, whole genome shotgun sequence containing:
- the LOC136912073 gene encoding uncharacterized protein, whose amino-acid sequence is MAVTTWKKIWLPTFFVILDTILMADGGSITWFDPPRFETVTDSAIISAVNKTLIKGFPDKELSCNFSLTADLSLIAVSMKYGASTISTYLPSQETLVVEPTFVSRLNATWVPNKLTLILFSVTDADKGEYRCEVVTFGGSVQTWIRKIQVFLLVWRFWSFELDLHKTYGHVREYRSP
- the LOC136925301 gene encoding integrase/recombinase xerD homolog, which encodes GVRISFCHFYCDIGFSVCIVHPLFYLILPFAYCYYILFLVDVLQSGIWREANSLVDPSLRRLVPNLLHLQLESRAPSTVQKYRSGWQRWRQWAASKVAVQIIPAKPLHVALFISELTVISVSNNTGISSIESVLYGIKWGHSLAGIVDCPTSHPLVKSSLEGARRKLARPVQPKEPLSVDTVCGIADHYISSSSLAVIRFLFILLVGFAGFFRMDEIRNFSVNDVSICSEYMSVFVPKRKNDQYREGHTSLLARSHKATCPVSITERLLKLLPLSSESSSPLVRRIVKSKSKEYFHLSKGISYTTLREEFRKYVKPFVNDIAKYGTHSIKSGAASNPACRNISADLLDMHAGWKCATSKHRYIKRSVNDRLKVSRSIAL